The window GTTGGATCATGACATCTACCATATAAGTTAAACACAGGAAATGATCTCACCACCAACTTCGTCTCCAAAAGGTCAACTCCTCGGTCCTCTTTCCCCGTGTTTGCATGTACCAGTATGACCACCACTTGAGATATCCAAGGCAAGTATAATTATGGTAACAGTGCGGGAAAGAGATGCACCTGGTACCCGTTATTAACCGTGATACGCCAcattgttatttgttgaaaaaaCTGAACAGAACTCAACTTATTCTGAATTTTCTTCGTAAATTACATAACCGCTTTCTCTACTGTCTTCGTTAATACTACCATGATCACTATAGTAACTCCCGTCTGATGTGCTCATGAAAACTGATGCATCAGACGCATAGCTGGTCGACTGTGATGGGATACTCAAATCACTGGCTGACATTTGTTCAGCTTCAATGTAACTGCAAACATTATAAACGCAAATTCCAAATGATTATATGTTTTCAAGCCAAGAAACCTCTTCAAGCCTCCCCAAGTGATGTACCTACCTTCCTTTTGGGAATTCAGCAACCAGGCAGAAATCAGGCCTCTGTTCCAATAGTTGCTTTATAGGAATGAAACTGAGACAATGCACACGATATCTTTGAGAACTTATAGATTATGTTCTACTAGAAGTAGGAAAGGATACACTGCCATACCTAGCACTGTAACACCTATTGCACCAGTCACCCTCACATGCTAGACCTTCCCTGTTAGATATGTCCTGTTCAAAAGATGGTAAGATTTTCAATATGTGTTCGAATTTTGAATACACTAGACCAAAAACTGAATGTCTAATTAGCTTTAAAAAACAATACAGCTAGAGGTGAAAATTTCTACCCACTTACTCATAAATGGGTCAATCTGGGTCATCTTTATCTCAAACAGGTCAAATCATTAATAAATTAGCCAGATGGGTCAATCCAACCCGACCCAGCCTGCTTCAGCTAGTACCCAACGAAGCTggccatcttgccacctctagatACAGCTAAAGCAGTTCAAATAAAGTTAGCGGGTTTTCTTTAACAAAATATCTAAACTTAAAGCACGTACAATATATCTAAGAAGTTTGAATTCTCCTGCAAGAACAGCTGCCATGAAGCGCTCAACTTCAATCTGCCAATCACCATTGAATAAAGGGTAATTAAAAGAAGAGTGGAAGGGACGTGAATGAAATAATTGAAAGACACTATTCCATACTTCCTTGAGATGCATGCAGTCTCGTAATAACATCACCTCCAGATGATCTCCACCACCATTGACACCAACATTCCTGCAATTTTGAACTTCAAGTTAAGACCAACAAAGAACATGGAAAATCAACATAAATTAGTGTTTCAATTTACTTCAGTGTAATGACCCATAAGTCACTTACTTCAAAAAGGCACCGGTAAATGAGTAAGATGTTGAAAGGTCAAGATGTTTCAATTTGTGTAACCCCTGAAAAAAAGAGACCGGCACATCAAGAATTGAAGCGATAGGTCAAACTTAATTAACTTACCAGTAGCAAAACTACTGAATAAATAATAGATTAATGCCTCATTTAGTTGATTATATGAAGATTCAGATGTGTACCTTCACCAGCATACGAGCCTTGTAGTCGTGCAGCTTGAATCCTTTTAGTGCCAAAGTGGTTATGTTAGGACAGTTGAGCACAAATTCATTGCAGGTAGGGTATTTCAAACCGTCATCTCTACCTGCATACAATGAATAAATTTACCAACAGACAGAACTCCAAAAGTTGTGCATGAAACAGAAACCAACTTTAGAAAGGCACAAACCTGTTTTTGAGGATTCGAAGACCAAACGCTCTATCAAGTGGCAATGTTTACTTACTGACTCCAATGTATGCCTCAATTCAACATGCCTGTCATAGGGATATCCTTAGTAATTAGGATATAGAAGCACATTCTTAGAGGTAAAAGGAAGAAGAATACATTACAAAACACCTCGACTTTTTAGAACAAGTCTGAGTCAAATAGCATTGATCATAACTCAGTGTAAGTGTGTAACTAGAAGTTTGAATTATAATGTGCAATTCAAGTGAGAGACTGATACTAGTGAATACGTTCTTATTTGAAGATCTAGTACTTAATACTTTGCAATGTTATGTACTAATGATTTAAATAGTCtttcctctatttatagagcaTGCGAACACTATCTTATAAGTCAAAATACTTTTAGTTAGAATGGAGGTCAATTTCTTGTAGCAAATTAATTCTGCCTATTTCAGTATTTCACCCTCTAAACTCCTCCAACCTATGCCACAGACTATTGTGACTCATGATTCACAAAGCACAAAGAATTTTTTTGGGCATCTAGATATTGTGAAGAGAAATGGATGCAATCTCCTATCCAACTACTTGCCATAGAAACTATACTCTGTAACACCCTCACTTATAAGCTTGATGATTTCAACAAAACATATAAAGGACTTACAGGCCCACAATTTCCAAATCAAGAAGAGACGGGCAAGCTGATAATGATGTCAAGAGAGCTGCATTATCCATTCTTTCAATATTGTACAGGTGCAATCTCCTCAAATGAGCGCTATAAACCACAACAAGAGAACATAGACAACCTCAGCATATAACCTAGACTGAATAGGATTGATGCttcattaaaatataaagaaaacatacCCAGGTGCACCACCATTCCCATACAAAGAACTTAAGCAGGATCTTGTTAGGATGGAAGACTCCTTTCCTTGTCTTGACCGCTTCTCATTCCACGAAATTCCTGATGCATCATTTGCATTCCTAATGCTATAAACTAATGGCTGAGAGGATAAGAAAGGGGGAGCAGGAATAGGTGGCAATACACCAAGCTTGATAGACCTGCATGTGATAGAAACTGTAAGTCGTAGAACATCATAAGATAATATGTTTTAAATATACATTATGTGCATAATCTGAAATACTGCTACAGAATAAGAGAATTAATTTTACAACTGcgattttattatatatatcatgtatcAAATAATTCACAGGGTACAAAAGATCCATAAAATCATACGGTTCATATGTAGATTGAATATGTTCCAATGTCATAGCATTACTTCAAGTTCACAAGATGATTAGAAATTGTAAGTTCTCAGTGCAAACTTTGGAAATTAAACTGTGAAACTCACAAGGGGAAGGCAACCTTTCCCAACCCATATATGGTCCTCAGTCCAACAGTCAGGGGCATTGAACTTCGTATAGACGTCACAAACCCATTAATAAGAACCTTAAATAAGGTGATAGAGCGAGCACTTAGCACATTGTATCTTTGAAAGTGTTTACTTAACTAGATATGTGGGTCTAAGGATGGAATTGGAATACAAAGAAAAGCACACATACCATCATAGAATGGGAATTCAGTTCGAAAACCAAGGTATCATATACCATTTGCATTCTAGTGTGTGATTGGACATGAATATATTCCCTTGAGAAAAAACAGAAATCCACCATTAAAgtcaaagtttttgaaaataatatggGTTAACCACACATACCTATTACAAACATCAAGTTTACAATATATACAACAAATGAATCTTTCAACataaaatctaaactaaaaGCATTATTGTGGTTAAAAGTTAAACAGCAACAGGTTTTGATACATAAAAATCTGAAGTGGATCAATGCAGCATCGTTAAATTGAAAATATCTTAAAGTcctaaattttaatataaaccCATAAACTATAATCCTTACCAAATGTGGTCATCCAACATAACCTTACACATAAAGTAAAAGAAATGGTTTTACCTAAGTGCACTTCCAGCTCGATGAATCATTGTCGACACCACGGCATTGTTCACTTTAGGGACTAGCGTAGCCAAGTCAATGTCAGCAAAACACAAAGGATCCATAGCACACTTCTGAAAAAATGTACACGTAGCCGCAACATAACAGACGCTTTGTGTATCAAGCATAGAAAAAACCTGCCAATCATTATAAGAAATTGagatgaatttaaaaaaaaaaaaaaaacgctaCCAGCCTACCATTGTCGGTGTAAGAAGCAAAGCAATAGAAAAGAAGGTACGACTAAAAACTTCTCAGAAACACCTGAACGGCTGAACTAAATAATATTCACGATATCTTTCTACCCTGCCCCATTCCCCAAGAGCATGAGCcgaaaataattataaaaaaaaaaaaagctagtcGTATTtgcattacataaccaaataaTATTCATTACAACATTCTTCCTATCCTAATTGCAGTTTGCATAAACAGCACGAAGGTTGAAACAGAATCCAATAAGTAACTCAATAGAAAtgtgtttcaactttcaacaacaATTGCCATAACACCAGAGAAGGCCGAAACGTCTACTATagtgcttatatatatatatatccctcaTAAGCGCCTTATCCAAATTATATTCATGATATCCTAATTCTCGCAAATATGaacaaaaattagaaataaaactAAGCATAAACAGGTCAAACTAGAACCCAATTTTCTCATCAAACTTGAATCTATCTCAATTTCATTAATTACACTGTAGAAAATTGCAGACTAATATATTTCATTCATTCAAGTAAAAACACCAACCAAAATCAGTTAgttaataaaatatcaaatcaTTACAACATGTAAACACAAACACTCATCATATTTTCTCCACAAATTAAATCATTCGTGAGAATAATAAcagataaacataaaaaataaataaaaactaacagCATAAACAGATCAACTTATCATCTAATTTAGTATTTTAAATCAATCAGTTAACGAAGCAtctttgaataataataattatgcgtaattatatacatacttaACTGATTAATTTAGAAGCTTGGATTAAACTATAGCTTGATCTGTTTAGCAGATAGctttatataaacataaatatagagagaatttgaaggaaaaaaaaaaaggtgaaatgaaataaaagtaGTACCTTAATAGTGAGGTCAGGAGAGAGAGGCCAAATGACAGCGTTATGATGAGAAGAGCATATTCTAGCAGATCGATTAGCTGCTTCAAGTAAAACCGATCCGAGCCGCAACGCGCGTTGAATCAGCTCATTCTGATCGGAATTCGAGTCGAGCAACCGATCAAATGAAGCTTGGATTGCCGACGGTGGTGAATCGGAAAGCGCTAAAAAGGCGGTTAAGAGTGAATCCATATTGAAATGATGATCGGAATCATGTTGATCGGAATTTGATGATGGTTTTGTGAAAGAGCAAGGGCGTTTGGAcattgaagatgatgatgttgatgagataaatatatatatatatatgtgtgtgtgtgtgttatatatatatatatatatagagagagagagagagagagagagagagatggaaGGAATCTGTTTGTTGTTTTTGGAgtgatattttaattttttagagagggagagagagagagtgtgaaGAAAGAGGAGTACGGACAAGGAGAAAGAGGGAAATTGGTTGAGTGACATGTGGGAGTGAAGATATATGTGTACGTGTAGCTCTACGTTcgtcattttttctttctttggttACTTttagaattaataaaaaaaaaaggcttttTAAAATGTAATCTCTGCTATGGTTAACAATATAACATGTATACAAATTTTGTAATTTCGAATATAACTAGTTTTTTGTCCCCGGACGTTGCTCCGGGAGACATTACGTGACATGTAAAtatgtgaaaaattatataaaatgaaattttcgtggcaaaagttaaaaagtaaaaagttatgtgataaaaagtaaagaaaaatgaaacgttgatggctgaagttgaaaaaataaaagtataaaaagtaaatagaacaaaactttgtgtgaaaagtagaaaaaataaaagtgatgtggcaaaaagtaaaatgacGAAAACttcgtaaatttatgtgataaaaagtaaagagaatgaaactttcgtgacaaaagttagaaaaacaaatgtataaaaagtaaataacacaaaattttcgtgcaagaaataaaagaaatagaagttgtgtgacaaaaagtaaaagtttaaaagtttctgtgataaaaagtaaaaagaatgaattttcatggaagaaattagaaaaataaaagtttaaaaaactaaataaaacaaagctttcgtgccaaaaataaaagaaattaaatttaagtgaAATAAAGTTAACTGTTAAAAGTTTccgtcataaaaagtaaaaaaatgaaactttcgtagcaaaagttagaaaaacatatgtttaaaaactaaataaaagcaaacttttgtgctaaaagtaaaagaaattaaagttatgtgacaaaagttaaaaggttaaagttatgtgacaaatattaagaaacctaaagttaaaaggttagagttagctgatagggaccattgttgtaacaaatttaacgacagggACTATAATTGTAGGAAAAAATTAACAGTCGTTAGCTGATAAGGACCATTGctgcaacaaatttaacgacagggactaaaagtgttgaaaatgtgTGACGCACGCAAACCGATtcatgctttttagtatatataataatcaccATTTTGTCATGTGTTATATAGGCCAGCGGATAGAGCCCCAATTTTTAACATCCCctgatttttaaaaatcaatagttatatattagtattaacGATTTTTGTAACCACGATCGCAATATCACAATTAAGGCTTAATGAATTGGCAATGATAGAAATTGGGAATGATAgataatattgattttaaaagtTTGATCAAAGATTATGCTTCAAAGACGGCAGGAAGAATGACAAATGAACAATTTTCAACAAATATTGAAAACATGGTAAGTTTTAACTACTTTTatgataaaacattttttttaatgaatttctaaaatcaattataactttttttattacaCTTTTAGCAATTGGGGCCCCATttttgaaatttgatcttgCACACAAACTTTAAATTTCATTTACTAACCCTGATAATCACATATGTATTATAATTGGAACATAATATTTTCGTAAGAAATAAACTGGAGTCCTTCAAATTTTTGTCAAACGAGTTGATAACAtttcttaataaaattgtctcaaACAACTTTAGTTTAATATGAAGTTCATCACTTTCAATATTTGATTAGATTTTTCTAAAGCATTGCTGATAATATTTCTTGGTTAAATTGTCTTAAAACTTTAGCTCAATATGAACATAACCATCGATATCTGATTTTTCATCATACGTCAACATTTGCTTTAAACGATATAATAATCAACCTAAAGGTTTTACCACGTGACAATGTAATTCATTCATCCTTACACaatcttttcatttaattataaaaagtgtCATCATAATGTTTTTGTTATGTTGATATTAGATGGGTTTATCATTCCCTTTATCATGTATGTCTATATATCTTAACTATGTATTTAATATCTAtgttatatcattttttatgactaatttatatacaaaaaatcaAGTCCAATACTAGAGGGATGCGAAATGAACTGGTGGCCAATGTCAACCTCTTGCCTTATTCATTAAGTGAATTTACCATCAActttgatcatcatcatcatccttaaGCAACCAGCCAACCATCAACCGACATGCAGTGGCAGGCTGACAGccttagaaaatgaaatactctGTCCGATTCATGAAAACTATGCTCCAAACTCCAATTGAATTCATACAATTGTGACATCAAGGTAAATGTTATCACTTAGACCCAAATAAATACGAAGACTGAAAGATTTTTGATGGATTCAAGCAATAAGATGTTGTGACTAAAAAGATATCACTGGAGACACTATTTCATTTCATTACTCTCAagcttattttattgattgaacACAATGTGATATAGTTAAAATTGTGAGTGGTTAAAAAcgtagaaaaaaaataagtaaattaaaaaaaccacTTAAATAATTCAAGTATCtatttattgaaaatattgGATATATGAGTGATATAAACGCTAGGGTTGTCAATATTCGACCTGACACATAACCCATCCGGAAAAAACCGGGTTAAGGTTGTGTATTTTCGACCTACCAACCTGCC is drawn from Erigeron canadensis isolate Cc75 chromosome 9, C_canadensis_v1, whole genome shotgun sequence and contains these coding sequences:
- the LOC122581281 gene encoding F-box protein At4g02760-like, with amino-acid sequence MSKRPCSFTKPSSNSDQHDSDHHFNMDSLLTAFLALSDSPPSAIQASFDRLLDSNSDQNELIQRALRLGSVLLEAANRSARICSSHHNAVIWPLSPDLTIKVFSMLDTQSVCYVAATCTFFQKCAMDPLCFADIDLATLVPKVNNAVVSTMIHRAGSALRSIKLGVLPPIPAPPFLSSQPLVYSIRNANDASGISWNEKRSRQGKESSILTRSCLSSLYGNGGAPGAHLRRLHLYNIERMDNAALLTSLSACPSLLDLEIVGLHVELRHTLESVSKHCHLIERLVFESSKTGRDDGLKYPTCNEFVLNCPNITTLALKGFKLHDYKARMLVKGLHKLKHLDLSTSYSFTGAFLKNVGVNGGGDHLEVMLLRDCMHLKEIEVERFMAAVLAGEFKLLRYIDISNREGLACEGDWCNRCYSASFIPIKQLLEQRPDFCLVAEFPKGSYIEAEQMSASDLSIPSQSTSYASDASVFMSTSDGSYYSDHGSINEDSRESGYVIYEENSE